The DNA sequence AACGCTTCGGACACCAGAGCGTGAGACTCGTTTTCTTCAGTCGTCGAACTCATTCGATCGTCACCCCCTCGAGTGACGTTTCGCGCCAATTTTCGGGCAGCGTGACGCGCTCGAGCGCCGCGCCGTCGCTGTTGATAGTCAGCTCCCGTCGTGGGAGGGTTTCGATACTCGGTTCCGTCTCGAGGGCCGCCAGCGCTTGTGGCCACCTTGGTGTCATCGTCATCATGCTTGGAGTGTTGCGGTTGCGCCAACCGTGACGCATGAACCTGTCCGGAATCGAACCGGGAACGCGAATGCGAACGCGAACGCAGCGTGCGTACCAACGCAGGCCTGGAGTCGGTCGATGGTCGTCACTCGAGTTGGTCGCCGTATTTCTCGATCAGTTCCTCGAGCGAAGTCCACTGCTCGTCGTGCTGGTCGGCCAGCTCGCGTAGCTTGATCAGTTTCTGCGTTTCCGGGCTCGTCGGTGCCTCTGATTTCGCGCGGTCGTTCAGCCCGTGGCGATTCACCCACAGCCGAATCGTTTCATCCGAGATTTCTCCATCGAAGACGTCGTTCGCGATTTCTTTTGTCGAGAGGTCCTGCTCGACGTAGAGGTACTCGAGGATACCAACGTCCTGATAGTCCCTGTCCTCGGCTGAGAGCCCGTCTTTGACGCGTTGGGCAGGCGTTTTGGTGACCGGTAGGGATTGCTGGACCGACATTAGCTGTCAACCTCGTCAGTAACCGGCTGTAGCGTCCGGTCGATTACGTCCAGATCGACGCAATTCATCGGCCAATTGCATTCAGGGCAACGTGGGGCCGAAGGGTAGCGTCCAGGTCCGTAATTTCGCTCCTCTAGGTGTCCACACTGAGGACACTCAGACGCCCACGAAGTCATTTTGTCACCTCTCGGAAGGTGCCGTCACAGCCCCATTTGTGACAGTCGTCACCTGGAAGACTGCTTCGAGACTTCCAATTGCAGGTGTCACATTTCGACCGAAAGGTGCCACCCGAACAGCACCCCTCACTCGTCATCCTGAATCACCTCGAATTCGGCCTCGTACGGCCTGAGTGAGACGCCACCTATCGAATCCCACGGCGGGTCGAAATACGCGGTCGGGCTCGAGCCCATCACGCCCTCACGGATGCGCGTGACTGTCGCCTCGAATTTGGCTTTGATCGGCCCGCTGGTGCCGTTCTCGCGAACCCGGACGAGTACGCGGTCGCCCGTCTCGAAATCGAACTCGAGGGCGTTCTGGCTCATAGCGCACCCCGTAGCTGGTCCGGTGCGTTCTCGAGGTGACACACTTCAATTGGCCCGTTCAGGCGGTGTTCGACATCCTTCGGTTCGAATTCGACCGGCCCCCAACAGTCGCCCACCTGTTTGACAGTGACAGAGGCGAACGAATCCCAGTCATCGCTGAGGCCGATGTACTCGAGTTTGTCCTGGTAGTCGAATACGAGACACAGCTTGCCATCGGCCATCGCGAGCGCCCGCCGTATGAGGTCACCGTTGAGGTCTGACTCGCCCGTCGCGAGATGTTCACAGAGTTCGGCTACGCTCGCGTCGTAATGGAGTTCGTCGAGAAGTTCTCGAGCTTCCGAATCTGTTCGTTCCGTTGGCGGCATCAGCGAGCCGCCATCGGCTATCGGGACTCGAGACAATTGCCGCTGGGGCTCTTCAATAGGAACGCCCCAGGAACAGTTCTGGCACTCGAGACGGTACTCGTGGCCGTTTGCAGTCAGCGATGCTTTGTTCTCCAACCTGCCGTGACACGTCGGGCAGGCGTCTTGCGGTACGTCGTCGGTTTTATATGGACTGTAGTGTAATCCAATCATGGCTTGCGTGGGTATCCATCCGTGCAAGCACTCGCTCTGATGCCCTTAACATCAGGGCGTTCTCGCGAAGATCACGCCAGTGAGTGCTTGCTATACCTGTTAACGTGATGGGTAATAATACTTTCCCTACTGAATGGTTATTCGGTAGGGTTAAACCAGTGGCTCACGCAGTATACGCCATGACCAAGCGTTCGCGAGATTCCAAAGGCCGGTTCGATTCTTCAGCGGCCTACTCCGACCAGGAGTTCATCGACGCCGTTGGGGAACTGGACCTGCCGACGACCGTTGACGTTGCCAACGTAGTGGGTTGTGGGCATTCGACGGCCCACGGGCGGTTAAAGTCGCTCGAGGACAGTGGCGACCTCGAGAGCCGGTCTGTCGGCTCCGCGTTAGTCTGGTCGGTCACGTAATCTGGAGTACTCCCGAAGACGGTTCGTACACCTCGCCTTTCTGTTTCAGTTTCTCGATTTCATGTGCGGCCTTGCCATTATCGATACCAGCGTCGGTGCAGCGCTCAAGGAGGATATCCATTGGTGCCCCTTCGTCGTATTCGTCCTCGAGTTCGCCAATCATGTCCTTCACGTCCTTAATCCGCTCTCGCTGAGTTTTCGACGTTCCCGCTTCGATGATATCTGCGTCAAACTCACCCGTTTCGGGATCGATACCTACGTCATTCAGAGATTTCAATACGAGTGTAATCGCACGGTCGACGTCTTCTTGCTCAATCGTATCTGACAGCCGAGCTCTTGCTGAAGCTTCTGCTAACCGGAAAAACGCTTGTAGCTTTCGCGCCGTTACGGGAACCGGTGAATCTTCATCTGCACCTTCCAACCGAATATCAACGTAGCAATCGACGATTTGCTGTTTCAGTGACTCATCTTCAAACACCGGTTTCACGCGCTCTCGAGCATATGCAACGTAAGACCGGAACACGTCTGTCGATACGGGTGCGTTCTGTTCGTCCGTCAGTTTCTCCCCACGGTAATCCTCTTTGGCAACGCCATCCCACGAATCTGCAACGTGTTCTGCAAGTTGCTGGTCACGATCTTCTTCGGGCGTATCGCTCATCATGAACATCAAATCAAACCGAGACATGAGCGACGGTTCGAGGTCTATCTGTTCCGATATCGGTTCATACTGATTGAATCTGCCATGTTTCGGATTACCGGCACCCAGCAGTGAGCAATTTGCCGGAAGTGTCGAATCAATTCCCGCTTTCATCACCGTCACTTCCTGACTCTCGAGTGCCCGATGCATCGCTGAAATTGCTTCAGGGTTGACTTTATCGATCTCATCAAGACAGGCGATGCCGTCGTTTGCGAGGACCAGGAGTCCGGCTTTCAAAACCCATTGGTCGCCTGCGAAATCTTTCTCTTTTACAGCAGCAGCGGTAACGCCTGCCGTCGACAGCCCCTTTCCACTCGCAATTCGGCCAATTGGGGAAATCTCTTTCATGCGGTCCAATAGTTCGGACTTCCCCATTCCAGGGTCTGACAGAATGAGGATATGGAAATCGCCACGGTAACTCCGACCACTCTCTGTCGATTTTCGATCCGAACTCATGAGTTGCAACACCATTGCCGTCATGATCGTTCGCAACTCCTCATCGGCAAGCAAGTTGGGAGCAAGTGAATCAACGAGCATTCCGACCGGATCGTCAGAGTTGCCAATCTCGAGAATCCGATCTTTGTGCTCTTCAATGTTGATCTCACCGTAGCCATCATCTTCGATTTCGAAGCCACCCCTGTCGACAGTCATGTGATAATCATACGGCGGTTTCTCATCATCAGAATCGTCAATCGAGAGCGTGCCGTTGGCGATAACCCGCTCGTTTCCTTCTAGGCAATTTCCTGCAATGTCTCCGCGAATTACTACGTCAATATCCGCGCCTTCGCCTTTCGAGTGTTCTGGTGGACGTGTGAGTCGAGCGAGTTGGAACTGCGTGAAATCACACTCTTCTTTCACCAATTGGAATGGACCTTGCCGTTCACAACCTTTGCACTGATGCGGTTCTTGGAACTCACCGACTCGGTTATTTTGTCCAATCCAATGCATTGTCCCACAAAGCAGGCATTCGAATGCGGCTTCTTTCAAATCCACTTTTTGTTTACTCAGTAGTTTTACCTGCCCTTTTACACCTACCAGCTTATTGATGTCACGAGGTCTGTACTCCCCGATATGCCGGTGTCGCCCGGCATCCAGATTATACAATCGGGCGTTGGCGTCTGAAAGCGAGACATCGATAGGTAGGTCGTATTCAGCTATTGCCACCTCGAGATGTTCCTGCACCTTCTTGCCATTATCCCCCAGGATATCATCGGCTAGATTTGCGTCGAACTGGTAAATATCGAGCCAGTCGATATAGAGTGATCGTTGCTCTCGAGGGTATTTCTGAGCGAAGCTTAGCATATCTTCATGGTAGTAGTTCCGAAGGAATTTCTCAAAGGCATCTACGAGGTCGGTGTTCATCATTGGTCATCACCCTCCGGGGACCACGAAATATCAAGTTCGCCAGAGCCATCGGCGGCAACAGGTTCTTCGGTCTTTACTTTTGGAGATGTTCGCTTAAATTGGTGATCTGGGATTTCATACCCCCATTTATCACGCTTTGAGCGAAGGTCAGCAATCACTCGAGTGATATTCTTGTCCGTATCTCTTCCGTACTCTTCAACAGCCGCTTCGCGAACTTGGGGAATATAGGCCATGACAGTTTTATTGCGGTTGGATTGCAGGGATTCGAGGATTGACTCGAGTTGGTCACCGTACTCATCTTTCTTGTCTCGAATAGCTTCGAGTTGTTCAGAGACGAGTTCTGCTCGTTTCTCCAGTTCCTCACGCTCGTTCTCGATACGCTGTTGTTGTTCTCGAGACCGTCGGAGATCGATCTGTAACTCCTCGAGTTGTCGTTCTAACGCAGCCTCAGTTGAACCCTCGTCGAGTCCGAGGTACATTCGGAGTGCCTGATTGACGATCTTCCACATTGGAATGTCTGAATCAATCGACTCCTGCTTCAGCTCCTCTCGAGTTTCTATCGGGATTTCTCCAGACCACAGTTTCCGGCCTTTACGAGACGCCATCACCGACACCTCCGTTTCCAGTGGATCAACTGGAGAAAAATCTCTCTATATACCTTTTCTTTATAGAATCTAGAAGACCTTCTAGAATCTAGAAGACAGATGCATCTAGAGACTTTCTGAGAGTCCTCTTTATATATGGGTGTTCGTTCCATACCTGCAACTGTCTGAACTATGTTGGATGCCCCTCGAAACACCTGTTTTATTATCCGGTTTCTGCCAGGTGTTCTAGAAAGCAACCATCCTTCTAGAAGCAGATGGGGTTCATCTAGATGATCTTGCCTTCTAGAAAGGCCGGCCTTTTCTAGAAGATTGGCCTTTCTAGAAGACTCGAGTCTTTCTAGAAACCCGTTTGTTTTGCTGGTTTCGTCAATACGGCTACGTCGTCGCTTCGAAGTGCTTGGGG is a window from the Natronosalvus amylolyticus genome containing:
- a CDS encoding ArsR family transcriptional regulator, whose protein sequence is MTKRSRDSKGRFDSSAAYSDQEFIDAVGELDLPTTVDVANVVGCGHSTAHGRLKSLEDSGDLESRSVGSALVWSVT
- a CDS encoding minichromosome maintenance protein MCM — encoded protein: MMNTDLVDAFEKFLRNYYHEDMLSFAQKYPREQRSLYIDWLDIYQFDANLADDILGDNGKKVQEHLEVAIAEYDLPIDVSLSDANARLYNLDAGRHRHIGEYRPRDINKLVGVKGQVKLLSKQKVDLKEAAFECLLCGTMHWIGQNNRVGEFQEPHQCKGCERQGPFQLVKEECDFTQFQLARLTRPPEHSKGEGADIDVVIRGDIAGNCLEGNERVIANGTLSIDDSDDEKPPYDYHMTVDRGGFEIEDDGYGEINIEEHKDRILEIGNSDDPVGMLVDSLAPNLLADEELRTIMTAMVLQLMSSDRKSTESGRSYRGDFHILILSDPGMGKSELLDRMKEISPIGRIASGKGLSTAGVTAAAVKEKDFAGDQWVLKAGLLVLANDGIACLDEIDKVNPEAISAMHRALESQEVTVMKAGIDSTLPANCSLLGAGNPKHGRFNQYEPISEQIDLEPSLMSRFDLMFMMSDTPEEDRDQQLAEHVADSWDGVAKEDYRGEKLTDEQNAPVSTDVFRSYVAYARERVKPVFEDESLKQQIVDCYVDIRLEGADEDSPVPVTARKLQAFFRLAEASARARLSDTIEQEDVDRAITLVLKSLNDVGIDPETGEFDADIIEAGTSKTQRERIKDVKDMIGELEDEYDEGAPMDILLERCTDAGIDNGKAAHEIEKLKQKGEVYEPSSGVLQIT